A section of the Myxocyprinus asiaticus isolate MX2 ecotype Aquarium Trade chromosome 40, UBuf_Myxa_2, whole genome shotgun sequence genome encodes:
- the LOC127430788 gene encoding cholesterol 25-hydroxylase-like protein 2, with translation MHMEPLSGVLDISNETWDLSRRSLLQPIWNYLQQNHESSLRSPLFPVILSVSMYLVLVLFYTVLDLQAPTWPSIRRYQIHQDHSVTWSNIGTTLALTTYNHLLYIFPAAVAQWLWRPPVPLPREAPTLTAFLLGIVGCTVVFDFQYYLWHLLHHRVGWLYRTFHALHHQYRQPFSLVTQYLSAWELFSVGFWTTVDPLLLQCHCLTAWAFMLFNIWVSTEDHCGYDFPWAMHRLVPFGLWGGALRHDAHHQQPGTNFAPFFAHWDWLGGTATMPAPTKTKTRRERDEKEA, from the coding sequence ATGCACATGGAGCCATTGAGCGGCGTGCTAGACATTAGTAACGAAACCTGGGATCTGTCCAGGCGCTCCTTGCTGCAGCCCATATGGAATTATCTTCAGCAGAACCATGAGAGTAGCTTGCGTTCTCCGCTGTTTCCTGTCATCCTCTCAGTGTCGATGTACCTGGTGCTGGTGTTGTTCTACACTGTGTTGGATCTTCAGGCTCCCACCTGGCCCTCCATCCGCCGCTATCAGATCCATCAAGACCATTCTGTCACCTGGTCCAACATCGGCACCACTTTGGCTCTCACCACATACAACCATCTGCTCTACATCTTCCCCGCCGCCGTGGCCCAGTGGCTTTGGCGACCGCCTGTGCCGTTGCCCCGTGAGGCACCTACACTCACCGCTTTCCTGCTGGGCATTGTGGGGTGCACGGTGGTGTTTGACTTCCAATACTACTTGTGGCACCTTCTGCATCATCGCGTGGGCTGGCTGTATCGAACCTTTCATGCTCTCCACCACCAGTACCGCCAGCCCTTCAGCCTAGTTACACAGTACCTATCTGCTTGGGAGCTGTTCAGCGTTGGATTCTGGACCACGGTGGATCCCTTGCTGCTCCAGTGCCACTGTCTCACAGCTTGGGCATTCATGCTTTTCAACATCTGGGTGTCTACAGAAGACCACTGCGGGTACGACTTTCCTTGGGCCATGCACCGCCTGGTACCCTTTGGCCTCTGGGGGGGAGCCCTGCGACACGACGCTCACCATCAGCAGCCGGGCACTAACTTTGCCCCTTTCTTTGCGCACTGGGACTGGCTGGGGGGCACCGCTACCATGCCTGCCCCTACGAAGACAAAAACACGGAGAGAAAGGGACGAAAAGGAAGCCTGA